One genomic segment of Candidatus Neomarinimicrobiota bacterium includes these proteins:
- the mltF gene encoding membrane-bound lytic murein transglycosylase MltF, producing the protein MNNYTKKSGNHTLQHRLILIISVCFLFLVTVGIVLDSLFLSSLKTIRKRKKIIVLTTNTSSTYYYGTDGPKGMEYELATLFARSLGVEMEFRIKHNINEVLQAIQNGEGDIAAAGMTRTRERLNQYLFGPTYYEVTQYVVGKRFGILPRSMEELLQFKPVIVAGTSFEENLKRLKKEYPGLEWDTTTVLSTEQILEKVWLGEIDVTICDDKIISLYRRYFPELIPLFPVSEAEDVAWIFRRNGYDLKLYAEKWFKRIKKSGYLDELVAKYFGYYELFDYFDIRTFHWRIETRLPLYRKWFEEAGEKYNIPWTLLAAQSYQESHWNSQATSPTGVRGLMMLTQTTAKAVDVSNRLDPKQSIFGGARYLAGLIDRIPLSVQPNDRYLFALAAYNVGFGHLTDARRLATELGKNPDSWHDLKSVLPLLNQPKYYPKLTFGYARGMEPVRYVERIINYRDILEQTLFQPKELNPDSTSTKPSQEK; encoded by the coding sequence TTGAACAATTATACAAAAAAAAGTGGAAATCACACACTACAACATCGCCTGATCCTCATCATCTCGGTCTGTTTTTTATTTCTCGTGACGGTGGGAATTGTATTGGACAGTCTTTTTCTGTCCAGTCTGAAAACCATCCGCAAACGAAAAAAAATCATTGTACTCACGACCAATACCTCTTCCACCTATTATTACGGAACAGACGGTCCAAAGGGAATGGAATATGAACTGGCAACGTTATTTGCCCGGTCCCTCGGTGTTGAAATGGAGTTCCGGATCAAGCATAATATCAACGAAGTCCTGCAAGCTATTCAGAATGGAGAAGGCGACATCGCTGCTGCAGGAATGACCCGCACACGGGAGAGATTGAACCAATACTTGTTTGGACCGACATATTATGAAGTAACTCAGTATGTTGTGGGAAAACGTTTCGGGATTCTTCCCCGTTCCATGGAAGAATTACTTCAGTTTAAACCGGTTATTGTAGCAGGGACAAGCTTTGAGGAGAATTTAAAACGGCTGAAAAAAGAGTACCCCGGATTGGAATGGGATACTACAACCGTTTTATCCACCGAACAGATTCTGGAAAAGGTCTGGCTGGGAGAGATCGATGTCACGATTTGTGATGACAAAATCATTTCCCTCTACCGCCGATATTTTCCGGAACTGATTCCATTGTTTCCGGTCAGCGAAGCGGAAGATGTTGCCTGGATTTTTCGCAGAAACGGGTATGATTTGAAGCTATATGCAGAAAAATGGTTTAAAAGAATAAAAAAGAGCGGATATCTGGATGAGCTTGTAGCAAAATATTTTGGGTATTATGAGTTATTCGATTATTTTGATATCCGGACATTTCACTGGCGTATAGAAACCCGCCTGCCTCTGTACCGGAAATGGTTTGAAGAAGCAGGCGAAAAATACAACATCCCGTGGACTCTCCTGGCGGCCCAATCCTATCAGGAATCCCACTGGAATTCCCAGGCTACCAGTCCTACCGGGGTCCGGGGACTCATGATGCTCACCCAAACGACGGCTAAGGCTGTCGATGTGTCAAACCGTCTGGATCCGAAACAAAGTATCTTCGGAGGCGCCCGTTATCTGGCAGGATTGATCGACCGAATTCCTTTGTCTGTCCAGCCTAATGACCGGTATCTTTTTGCCCTTGCGGCTTATAATGTAGGATTTGGTCATTTGACGGATGCCCGCAGACTGGCAACAGAGCTGGGAAAAAATCCCGATTCCTGGCATGATCTGAAATCGGTCCTTCCCCTTTTGAATCAGCCAAAATATTACCCAAAACTGACATTTGGTTATGCGAGGGGCATGGAGCCGGTCCGTTACGTAGAAAGAATTATCAACTACCGGGATATCCTTGAACAAACCCTGTTCCAACCGAAGGAGCTGAATCCGGATTCCACAAGTACGAAACCTTCTCAAGAGAAATGA
- a CDS encoding zinc ribbon domain-containing protein: MNNQTRLNYTCPKCGNTDYEVDQIRTTGGGFSKIFDVQNKKFVAVSCTRCRYTELYKSETTALGNIFDFLTRG, translated from the coding sequence ATGAATAATCAAACCCGATTAAACTACACGTGTCCCAAATGCGGTAATACGGATTATGAGGTGGATCAAATTCGGACAACCGGCGGAGGATTCAGTAAAATTTTCGATGTACAGAACAAAAAATTTGTTGCCGTAAGCTGTACACGCTGCAGATACACTGAGCTCTACAAATCGGAAACGACGGCTCTGGGAAATATTTTTGATTTCTTAACCCGTGGTTAG
- a CDS encoding urocanate hydratase, with product MAIGLSKELPPDPVFDPSIRRAPDRGFRLNEKETRQALKNALRYIPRELHETLAPEFLHELKTRGRIYGYRYKPTERLWGRPVDSYKGILPARALQVNIDNNLDPDVALYPYELVTYGETGQIFQNWMQYRLVKQYLEIMREDQTLVVSSGHPVGLFPSHENAPRVISTNGLLVGAWDNPENFHKCAALGVSNYGQMTAGGWMYIGPQGIVHGTYITLLNAGRKYLGIPENKDLAGVLFISSGLGGMSGAQAKAVEIAGGVGIIAEVDQSRIKTRYDQGWVSEISDDLNKVVESALKYKKKKQAVSIAYYGNVVDLLEYCAGNNVPVELLSDQTSCHAVYEGGYTPAGMSFEEGRELLKSNPSRFREKVNVSLKRHFECIQRLVQKGAHFWDYGNSFMASIFEAGEVRVAKNGKDVSEGFIWPSYVEDIMGPVCFDRGFGPFRWVCLSRKDEDLRKTDQAALSCIDPSKSSLHRDNYHWIDTADQNNLVVGTKARILYADEEGRIKIALKFNDLVRKGEIGPVLLGRDHHDVSGTDSPFRETANIYDGSRITADMSVQCFGGNIARGMTLVVLSNGGGVGIGRASNGGNGILLDGSDKADRVIKSGLSWDVMGGVARRSWSGNEPAIKTARIWNENHTDGHITMPYKADDALLTEIMDRNPEH from the coding sequence ATGGCCATCGGTCTTTCAAAGGAATTGCCTCCGGATCCGGTTTTTGATCCGTCCATCCGCCGTGCTCCGGATCGGGGTTTCAGGCTGAATGAAAAAGAAACACGCCAGGCACTGAAGAATGCCCTTCGGTATATACCACGCGAACTTCATGAAACTTTAGCCCCGGAGTTTTTACATGAATTGAAAACACGGGGACGGATTTACGGGTATAGGTATAAACCGACAGAGCGCCTTTGGGGCAGACCTGTAGATTCCTATAAGGGAATTCTTCCTGCCAGGGCTTTGCAGGTGAATATCGATAACAATCTGGATCCTGATGTGGCACTCTATCCTTATGAACTGGTAACCTATGGGGAGACGGGACAAATTTTCCAAAACTGGATGCAGTACCGTCTGGTAAAACAATATCTGGAAATCATGAGGGAAGACCAGACGCTCGTTGTAAGCAGCGGACACCCGGTTGGACTCTTTCCGTCCCATGAAAACGCCCCCCGGGTTATCTCTACTAACGGTCTCCTTGTGGGTGCCTGGGATAATCCGGAAAATTTCCACAAATGCGCCGCCCTGGGAGTGAGTAATTACGGTCAGATGACCGCCGGAGGCTGGATGTATATCGGTCCACAGGGAATAGTCCACGGAACGTATATTACGCTGCTGAATGCAGGCAGAAAATACCTTGGAATTCCTGAGAATAAAGATCTGGCAGGTGTTCTTTTCATTTCTTCCGGATTAGGCGGAATGAGTGGTGCCCAGGCAAAAGCTGTCGAAATTGCCGGAGGAGTCGGCATAATCGCTGAAGTGGATCAATCAAGAATTAAGACCCGCTATGACCAGGGGTGGGTCTCCGAAATCAGCGATGATTTGAATAAAGTTGTTGAATCAGCGTTAAAGTATAAGAAAAAGAAACAAGCTGTCTCCATTGCTTATTATGGCAATGTGGTGGATTTACTGGAATATTGCGCAGGAAATAATGTCCCTGTCGAACTGTTGTCCGACCAGACATCCTGCCACGCCGTCTATGAGGGAGGATATACACCTGCCGGCATGAGTTTTGAAGAGGGCAGGGAACTTCTAAAATCAAATCCTTCCCGATTTAGAGAAAAAGTGAATGTTTCCCTGAAACGCCACTTTGAGTGTATTCAAAGACTCGTTCAAAAAGGTGCTCATTTTTGGGATTACGGAAACAGCTTCATGGCGAGCATTTTCGAAGCAGGTGAGGTAAGAGTAGCCAAAAACGGTAAAGATGTATCAGAGGGCTTTATTTGGCCCTCATACGTGGAAGATATCATGGGTCCCGTCTGCTTTGATCGGGGATTTGGTCCTTTCCGCTGGGTCTGTCTGAGCCGGAAAGATGAAGATTTGCGGAAAACGGACCAGGCGGCTTTGTCTTGTATAGATCCTTCAAAGAGTTCACTTCACAGGGATAATTATCACTGGATTGATACGGCGGATCAAAACAATCTGGTTGTTGGGACAAAAGCCAGAATTTTATATGCAGATGAAGAGGGCCGGATTAAGATTGCCCTGAAATTCAATGATCTGGTTCGCAAAGGAGAAATCGGCCCTGTTTTGCTGGGACGGGATCATCATGATGTTTCCGGGACCGATTCGCCTTTTCGGGAGACAGCTAACATTTACGACGGCAGCCGCATCACCGCCGATATGTCTGTCCAGTGTTTTGGGGGAAATATTGCCAGGGGCATGACCCTTGTCGTCTTATCAAATGGTGGCGGTGTGGGGATTGGTCGTGCCAGTAACGGCGGGAACGGTATTTTACTGGATGGCAGCGACAAAGCAGACCGGGTTATAAAATCCGGACTCTCCTGGGATGTGATGGGCGGGGTGGCCCGCCGGAGCTGGTCTGGCAATGAACCGGCAATAAAAACAGCCCGAATATGGAATGAAAACCATACAGACGGACACATTACCATGCCCTATAAGGCAGATGATGCATTATTGACAGAAATTATGGACAGAAACCCGGAGCACTAA